Proteins co-encoded in one Salarias fasciatus chromosome 4, fSalaFa1.1, whole genome shotgun sequence genomic window:
- the cdc42ep4a gene encoding cdc42 effector protein 4a, producing MPILKQLVSSSSQTKRRSRMDLTREMISAPLGDFRHTMHVGRSGDAFGDTSFLSTRSGEPPPETTSFPRSPRPGLLSRTFRSSKRSQSVTRVDEHGDGALLAPGGSPAYVKNAMSLPFLNDENRGDGMGAKSLSSSPFKSHDELDGRDAAAHFLELEERRFGELTELPESSHPHVGGMKRADSVMSFHVDLGPSMLGDILGVMEKEDDDLGYEEGKSSEGRASPPCSQHGEEEEEDSIEPRTDADTEEQTGEDEETEDAQQQASLQPAGSIDLRPEDGGPYTPEYTPEIQPKHLKHLDSCSMSSSGSAALDEKPNSHIYAADTDSATFSAPPEEESNFSSFLEDEDDEIRV from the coding sequence ATGCCCATCCTGAAGCAGCTGGTGTCGTCGTCCTCCCAGACGAAGCGCCGCTCCCGCATGGACCTGACCCGGGAGATGATCAGCGCCCCCCTGGGGGATTTTCGCCACACCATGCACGTCGGGCGCAGCGGCGACGCGTTCGGAGACACCTCCTTCCTCAGCACGCGCTCAGGGGAGCCTCCCCCGGAGACCACATCCTTCCCGCGCTCGCCCCGGCCGGGCCTCCTCTCACGCACCTTCAGAAGCAGCAAGCGCTCCCAGTCGGTGACCCGGGTCGACGAGCACGGCGACGGCGCCCTGCTGGCCCCCGGGGGGTCGCCCGCTTACGTGAAGAACGCCATGTCTCTGCCGTTCCTTAATGACGAGAACAGAGGGGACGGCATGGGAGCGAAGAGCCTCTCTTCAAGTCCCTTCAAGTCCCACGACGAGCTGGACGGGAGGGACGCGGCCGCTCacttcctggagctggaggagcggcgGTTCGgcgagctgacggagctgccCGAGAGCTCCCACCCGCACGTCGGCGGCATGAAGCGCGCCGACTCGGTCATGTCCTTCCACGTGGACCTGGGCCCGTCCATGCTGGGGGACATCCTGGGCGTGATGGAGAAGGAGGACGACGACCTGGGCTACGAGGAGGGGAAGAGCAGCGAGGGCCGCGCCTCGCCGCCCTGCAGCCAgcacggcgaggaggaggaggaggacagcatcGAGCCGAGAACGGACGCGGACACGGAGGAGCAGACGGGGGAAGATGAAGAGACTGAGGACGCGCAGCAGCAGGCCTCTCTCCAACCTGCCGGCTCCATTGATCTGCGGCCCGAGGACGGAGGGCCCTACACTCCAGAGTACACTCCCGAGATTCAGCCCAAACACTTGAAGCACCTGGACAGCTGCTCCATGTCCAGCTCCGGCTCCGCCGCGCTGGACGAGAAGCCAAACAGCCACATCTACGCCGCAGACACCGACAGCGCCACCTTCAGCGCCCCGCCGGAGGAAGAGAGCAACTTCTCGTCTTTCTTagaggatgaagatgacgaGATCCGCGTATGA